A portion of the Sulfurospirillum diekertiae genome contains these proteins:
- a CDS encoding glycine zipper 2TM domain-containing protein, which yields MAEEVRVITSKPEYRMVTSRVPYQECWDEQVAVQYAPPPPSEGSGVAGALIGGVAGGVLGHQIGSGRGNTAATVGGAIVGTLVGKNIAEQSASSTPPPPGYRMERRCTTRYEEKSSEQFMGYRNTANYKGQTIVKYSDKPLEFIHLDLMVTY from the coding sequence ATGGCAGAAGAGGTACGCGTGATCACCAGTAAACCCGAGTACCGAATGGTCACATCGCGAGTACCGTACCAAGAGTGTTGGGATGAACAAGTTGCCGTGCAGTATGCGCCTCCACCGCCAAGTGAGGGAAGTGGCGTGGCTGGAGCACTCATCGGAGGTGTTGCCGGTGGTGTTTTAGGGCACCAAATCGGCAGTGGCAGAGGCAATACCGCCGCAACCGTGGGTGGAGCCATCGTAGGAACCCTTGTGGGGAAAAACATTGCCGAGCAAAGTGCGAGCAGTACACCGCCACCTCCAGGCTATCGCATGGAGCGACGTTGTACCACACGCTATGAAGAAAAAAGTTCCGAGCAGTTTATGGGGTACCGCAATACCGCCAATTACAAAGGTCAAACGATCGTAAAATATTCGGACAAACCTTTAGAGTTTATCCACCTCGACCTCATGGTAACCTATTAA
- a CDS encoding aminotransferase class IV yields MSCVIKSMSPCFETLKAVDGEIFHLAFHQARFDQTRQALYGSTYKLVLSEHLTPPKEGTYRVRVEYAEALQKIEYIPYAPHTIQTFALVETEINYAYKYCNREALNAHLQGNSDDIVFTCKGELQDTSIANIALLIDGEWKTPLYPLLKGTTRERLLKSGALKAEVLDMKSLQKAQKFAIMNALIGFKIIDNVLWIKE; encoded by the coding sequence ATGAGTTGTGTGATAAAGTCTATGTCCCCCTGTTTTGAGACGCTTAAAGCGGTAGATGGCGAAATTTTTCATCTTGCCTTTCATCAGGCACGGTTTGATCAAACGCGTCAAGCGCTTTACGGTTCAACGTATAAACTCGTTCTCTCAGAACATTTGACTCCTCCTAAAGAGGGTACCTATCGAGTACGCGTTGAATATGCCGAAGCGCTTCAAAAAATTGAGTATATTCCCTACGCCCCACACACAATTCAAACATTTGCACTCGTAGAAACTGAGATAAACTATGCGTATAAATATTGTAATCGAGAGGCTTTAAATGCTCATTTACAAGGAAATAGTGATGATATTGTCTTTACATGTAAAGGAGAGCTTCAAGACACGAGTATCGCAAATATTGCGCTTTTAATAGATGGCGAGTGGAAAACGCCACTTTATCCACTTTTAAAGGGAACGACACGGGAGCGATTGCTCAAAAGCGGTGCACTCAAAGCTGAAGTTTTGGACATGAAAAGCCTTCAAAAAGCTCAGAAATTTGCTATAATGAATGCACTTATAGGATTTAAAATCATTGATAACGTATTATGGATAAAGGAATAA
- a CDS encoding LysR family transcriptional regulator, protein MLKDFSKVETFLTVVREKSFSKASKKLGISQPAVTQQIKLLEEYLDIQIVDRKKNGIKLTTAGEELYKVAIKLEKHLLAAEREMLRLVNKEVIFVLGASPMIGNYILPNFLNDIQEAIKNNVMLKVEDAAEITEKLLDKKVDLALIEAPIFQEGIIYREWLEDELVITSRSPLPKMVKKEDLLSYNWICREEESNTRKIIHETFEKMDVDCKSFKVKSIVTSSTAVKHTLMKANIEDTPTVSIISKHIIADELENGVLYTTKMKGLKLTRMLYLCYIKDRKHDALIDNVINYIMSKQEIKA, encoded by the coding sequence ATGCTGAAAGATTTCTCAAAAGTGGAAACCTTTTTGACCGTTGTACGAGAAAAAAGCTTCTCTAAAGCCTCTAAAAAACTTGGCATCAGCCAACCTGCTGTCACACAACAGATAAAACTTCTTGAAGAATACTTGGATATTCAAATCGTCGATCGTAAAAAAAATGGTATCAAACTCACCACTGCGGGTGAAGAACTGTACAAGGTCGCCATAAAGCTTGAAAAACATCTTTTAGCCGCGGAGAGAGAGATGCTCCGCCTTGTTAATAAAGAGGTTATTTTTGTGCTGGGGGCATCACCCATGATTGGTAACTATATTCTGCCAAATTTTCTGAATGACATACAAGAAGCCATTAAAAATAATGTAATGCTCAAAGTGGAAGATGCCGCAGAAATTACGGAAAAACTTCTTGATAAAAAGGTGGATTTAGCACTCATTGAAGCACCTATTTTTCAAGAAGGGATTATTTACCGCGAATGGTTAGAAGATGAATTGGTCATTACGTCGCGTTCTCCTCTTCCTAAAATGGTTAAAAAAGAAGATTTACTCTCTTATAATTGGATTTGCCGCGAAGAGGAATCCAATACTCGAAAGATTATTCATGAGACCTTTGAGAAGATGGATGTGGATTGTAAAAGTTTTAAAGTTAAAAGTATTGTCACGAGTTCAACCGCAGTTAAACATACACTGATGAAAGCAAATATTGAAGATACGCCAACAGTTTCAATTATTTCAAAACATATTATTGCTGACGAGTTAGAAAATGGGGTACTGTATACCACAAAGATGAAAGGCTTAAAGTTGACCCGTATGCTCTATCTTTGCTATATCAAAGATCGTAAACATGATGCACTGATTGACAATGTTATCAACTACATTATGAGCAAACAAGAGATTAAAGCTTAG
- a CDS encoding aminotransferase-like domain-containing protein, protein MQTKFAKRVTTASRSFTRTILDLTAQSSIISFAGGLPDAALFPRDSIEKHAKKLFETEDNRLFQYSNASGVEALKVEIAKKYVGTTSAEIMLTNGSQQGLDLVCKTFLDEKDCIIVEDPSYLAALGLFHMYNATIKAAPLNANGVDTVALEALFRDYSPKFFYTIPIFQNPTGYSYTLETRKEVVRIAKKYNVILLEDSPYEALRYDGTQTTAFADLLPELTIALGTFSKTLAPDFRIGWMRAPKEIISALTLSKESTDLQNSKFFQHICAKMMQSGELQEHTKTLIQCYRPKRDAMVKALHTYFKDSIEFIVPEGGMFIWVNFKKCDDSMKLFDVAIKKGVAFVPGSVFFADKRISSYGRLNYTNSSLAQIEEGVKKLYEAYVELS, encoded by the coding sequence ATGCAAACCAAATTTGCAAAACGTGTTACCACCGCATCACGTTCATTTACGCGGACGATTTTAGACTTAACGGCACAAAGTTCCATTATCTCTTTTGCTGGCGGTCTTCCTGATGCCGCTCTTTTCCCAAGAGATAGCATTGAAAAACATGCCAAAAAACTTTTTGAGACAGAAGATAATCGTCTGTTTCAATACAGCAATGCTTCTGGTGTTGAAGCACTCAAAGTTGAGATCGCTAAAAAATATGTGGGCACTACATCAGCGGAAATCATGCTAACTAATGGTTCACAACAAGGACTTGATTTAGTCTGTAAAACCTTTTTAGATGAGAAAGATTGCATCATTGTTGAAGATCCAAGCTACCTTGCAGCCCTTGGACTTTTTCATATGTACAATGCAACAATCAAAGCAGCTCCACTTAATGCAAACGGTGTTGATACAGTTGCTCTTGAAGCACTGTTTCGCGATTATTCACCCAAATTTTTCTATACGATACCAATTTTTCAAAATCCAACAGGTTATTCGTATACCCTTGAAACCCGCAAAGAAGTAGTACGAATTGCTAAAAAATATAACGTTATCTTGCTAGAAGACAGCCCTTATGAAGCCCTTCGATACGATGGCACCCAAACTACGGCATTTGCTGATTTGCTTCCAGAGCTCACCATAGCATTAGGAACATTTTCAAAAACTTTAGCACCTGATTTTCGTATTGGTTGGATGAGAGCACCCAAAGAAATTATCAGTGCATTAACCCTCAGTAAAGAGAGTACAGATTTACAAAATTCTAAATTTTTCCAACACATTTGTGCAAAAATGATGCAAAGTGGTGAATTACAAGAGCATACTAAAACGTTGATCCAATGTTACCGTCCAAAACGGGATGCTATGGTAAAAGCACTACACACCTATTTTAAAGACAGCATTGAATTCATCGTACCTGAAGGGGGTATGTTTATTTGGGTTAATTTTAAAAAGTGTGATGATAGTATGAAACTTTTTGATGTTGCTATTAAAAAAGGAGTTGCGTTTGTCCCAGGAAGTGTTTTCTTTGCCGATAAACGTATCAGCTCTTATGGACGACTTAACTACACTAACTCCAGCCTTGCGCAGATAGAAGAAGGTGTCAAAAAACTCTATGAAGCCTATGTAGAGCTTAGTTAA
- a CDS encoding aminodeoxychorismate synthase component I, producing the protein MIDYAAKQFEAFALDAVPNGILYQLETQSNASNTFTCKDFSWSKTPPSKEQYRAQIQAVIEEIKAGNTYLLNLTSPTQIELSCSLENLFYTANAPFKLCYHEAFVCFSPERFVAIRNNRISTYPMKGTIDASIPNAKERILNDEKEKAEHVMVVDLLRNDLSMVSREVRVEKFRYVEKIQAGGKELLHVSSKITGILDENWHDNVGTILSTLLPAGSISGTPKRSSVEIIERLEDYDRGFFTGIFGVYDGKNLDSAVMIRFLEKTKEGYVFKSGGGITLLSEAEKEYDELCDKVYVPLF; encoded by the coding sequence GTGATTGATTATGCGGCAAAACAGTTTGAGGCATTTGCTCTCGATGCCGTTCCAAACGGTATTTTATATCAATTAGAAACCCAAAGTAATGCCTCTAATACTTTTACATGTAAAGATTTTTCTTGGTCTAAAACACCTCCTTCAAAAGAGCAGTATCGTGCTCAGATTCAAGCGGTTATTGAAGAGATAAAAGCAGGCAATACCTATTTACTTAACCTGACATCTCCTACACAAATTGAGCTCTCTTGTTCACTCGAAAATCTTTTTTATACTGCCAATGCTCCGTTTAAACTCTGTTATCACGAAGCATTTGTCTGTTTTTCACCGGAGCGCTTTGTAGCAATAAGGAACAATCGCATCAGCACTTATCCGATGAAAGGTACGATTGATGCGAGCATCCCTAACGCGAAAGAGAGGATCTTAAACGATGAGAAAGAAAAAGCGGAGCATGTGATGGTGGTTGATCTTTTGCGCAATGACCTCTCTATGGTTTCGCGTGAAGTGCGTGTGGAGAAGTTTCGCTATGTGGAAAAGATTCAAGCAGGCGGCAAAGAGCTTTTGCATGTCAGTTCCAAAATTACAGGGATATTAGATGAAAATTGGCATGACAATGTCGGAACTATCCTTTCAACATTGCTGCCTGCTGGTTCTATCAGTGGAACACCTAAACGGAGTAGTGTCGAAATTATCGAACGTCTTGAAGATTACGATAGGGGCTTTTTTACAGGTATTTTTGGTGTGTATGATGGAAAAAATTTAGACAGCGCTGTGATGATTCGCTTTTTGGAAAAGACAAAAGAGGGCTATGTGTTTAAAAGCGGTGGAGGTATTACGCTTTTAAGTGAGGCGGAAAAGGAGTACGATGAGTTGTGTGATAAAGTCTATGTCCCCCTGTTTTGA
- a CDS encoding ATP-dependent helicase, translating into MQDLTMLNESQQDAVKCVDGPVLILAGAGSGKTKTITSRLAYLLSLGIPPANTLTLTFTNKAASEMRERAMAMIEEHTYPPLLCTFHKFGLLFLKFHIEKIGRKNSFVVIDTDDKKRILKSFSTSTELPTGMIASEISRYKTSLIDPKVAWEKAEQKSYQVIAKIYEQYEDYLESNNLVDFDDLLVLPYKILESDDALCEEVSHRYQYIMVDEYQDTNELQYKLLRKLCFTHNNLCVVGDDDQSIYGWRGANIKNILEFHESFDNVKIVKLEKNYRSTTQILKAANDLIEHNRGRIGKVLESTKGDGKAIEVMDSHDENQEAHSIAKRIKKLILSGVSPNEIAVLYRINALSRSLEEGLNKEQIPYNMVGGVKFYERAEVKDVISYLRVIANPHDDFSIKRIINRPKRGLGKVTIERMIKSAYDNRQSIYEYITCNESAIEKEATKKASLALKEFVQNIAYIRSIQENSTYDMIDAIEESFAIKEYYNNQPDSLERISNIDEFYGLFRDYVKQNPQMNVDDFLNELALQSDQDQIDSENISIMSIHASKGLEFEYLFVIGLEEGFFPLIGDGSDIEEERRLGYVAITRAKQELTLSFSASRFYKGRRTELTKSRFLKEAGVCEGSLIFEKTTSFKKGDLVKHKIFGIGRVTEISKVGREFKLQINFSGTRRDILASFVEKI; encoded by the coding sequence ATGCAAGATTTAACGATGTTAAACGAGTCACAACAAGATGCGGTAAAATGTGTAGATGGTCCTGTCCTCATCTTAGCAGGTGCGGGGAGTGGAAAAACCAAAACGATTACGTCACGCTTGGCTTATTTACTCTCTTTGGGAATTCCTCCTGCCAACACGTTGACGCTCACCTTTACGAACAAAGCTGCTAGTGAGATGCGAGAGCGTGCTATGGCGATGATTGAAGAGCATACGTATCCACCGCTTTTATGTACGTTTCATAAATTTGGTCTGCTTTTTTTAAAGTTTCACATTGAAAAAATAGGGCGTAAAAATAGCTTTGTAGTCATTGACACCGATGATAAAAAGCGCATTTTAAAGAGCTTTAGTACCAGTACCGAACTTCCAACAGGAATGATTGCTAGTGAGATTTCACGCTATAAAACCTCTTTAATTGATCCGAAAGTGGCATGGGAGAAAGCAGAGCAAAAAAGCTATCAAGTCATTGCTAAAATTTATGAGCAGTATGAAGACTATTTGGAGTCCAATAACTTGGTTGACTTCGATGATCTTTTAGTGCTTCCTTATAAAATTTTAGAGAGTGATGATGCTTTATGCGAAGAGGTAAGTCATCGCTATCAGTATATCATGGTCGATGAGTATCAAGATACCAATGAACTTCAATACAAGTTACTTCGTAAACTCTGTTTTACTCATAATAATCTCTGTGTGGTGGGTGATGATGATCAGAGTATTTATGGTTGGCGTGGCGCCAACATTAAGAATATTTTAGAATTTCACGAATCGTTTGACAATGTTAAAATCGTGAAGTTAGAAAAGAATTATCGTTCTACCACACAAATTCTAAAAGCAGCCAATGATCTGATTGAACACAACCGTGGACGTATTGGCAAAGTGCTTGAAAGTACTAAAGGTGATGGTAAAGCGATTGAGGTGATGGACTCGCACGATGAAAACCAAGAAGCACATTCCATTGCAAAACGCATTAAAAAGCTCATCTTAAGCGGTGTGAGCCCCAATGAAATTGCCGTGTTATACCGCATCAATGCGCTCAGTCGTTCCTTGGAAGAGGGCCTTAATAAAGAGCAGATTCCTTACAATATGGTAGGAGGTGTCAAGTTTTACGAAAGAGCTGAGGTCAAAGATGTCATCAGTTACTTGCGTGTGATTGCCAACCCTCATGATGATTTTTCGATTAAACGCATTATCAATCGTCCGAAGCGTGGGCTTGGAAAAGTAACCATCGAACGCATGATTAAATCTGCTTACGATAACCGTCAATCCATTTATGAATACATTACATGTAATGAATCTGCCATTGAAAAAGAGGCGACAAAGAAGGCTTCCTTGGCACTGAAAGAGTTTGTTCAAAATATCGCGTACATTCGAAGTATTCAGGAAAATTCCACCTACGATATGATTGATGCGATTGAAGAGTCTTTCGCCATAAAAGAGTATTACAACAACCAACCTGACTCGTTGGAACGTATCTCTAACATTGATGAATTTTACGGGCTTTTTCGTGACTATGTCAAGCAAAATCCTCAAATGAATGTGGACGATTTTTTAAATGAACTTGCATTGCAAAGTGATCAAGACCAAATTGATAGTGAAAATATCTCTATTATGAGCATTCATGCGAGTAAAGGCTTGGAATTTGAATATCTTTTTGTGATTGGGTTAGAAGAGGGCTTTTTCCCGCTGATTGGAGATGGCAGCGACATCGAAGAAGAGCGACGTCTTGGATATGTAGCGATTACGCGTGCTAAACAAGAGTTGACCCTGAGTTTCTCTGCCAGCCGTTTTTACAAAGGGCGCAGAACTGAGCTTACCAAAAGCCGTTTCTTGAAAGAAGCAGGGGTGTGTGAAGGAAGTTTAATTTTTGAGAAGACGACTTCCTTTAAAAAAGGTGATTTGGTGAAACATAAAATCTTTGGTATTGGTCGTGTTACAGAGATTAGCAAAGTGGGGCGTGAGTTTAAATTGCAAATTAATTTTAGTGGTACAAGACGCGATATTTTGGCTTCCTTTGTGGAGAAGATTTAG
- a CDS encoding AraC family transcriptional regulator: protein MTKNDHIERVNEVLFYIHGDIAKNFGVEELSSLVAMSPFHFNRIFKEVTGESLHAYIKRVKLEHAANLLLFNPDATITHIMHEVGFVSNASFSQAFKENFGVTPTKWREVDIANENRDYTFVDKPLHVKIGTMPSFDVAYVRHKGYDRSIKMAWLKLQEWALRQGIDFSEQTMIGLHHSNPRFVESSLCHYVACLELPLGKKYYRSAEVGVMRIPQTFCAVFSLQGVYGDLKKFMDVIYHEWLPKSDYEKASLPSFAVYRENHFINANETFDLDFCIPVRFK, encoded by the coding sequence ATGACTAAAAATGATCATATTGAGCGCGTCAATGAAGTGCTTTTTTATATTCACGGCGATATTGCCAAGAATTTTGGCGTCGAAGAACTTTCCTCTTTGGTCGCGATGTCACCGTTTCATTTCAATCGTATTTTTAAAGAAGTGACAGGGGAAAGTCTGCACGCGTACATTAAGCGTGTTAAGCTAGAACACGCTGCCAATCTTTTACTTTTTAATCCTGATGCCACGATAACGCACATTATGCATGAAGTGGGTTTTGTCTCGAATGCTTCCTTCTCACAAGCGTTTAAAGAGAATTTTGGCGTTACACCCACTAAGTGGCGAGAGGTCGATATTGCCAATGAAAACAGAGACTATACGTTTGTGGATAAACCTTTACATGTAAAGATTGGTACGATGCCTAGTTTTGATGTTGCGTATGTTAGGCACAAAGGGTACGATCGTAGCATTAAGATGGCGTGGTTGAAGCTTCAAGAGTGGGCATTACGTCAAGGTATCGACTTTTCTGAACAAACAATGATAGGGTTGCATCATAGCAATCCGCGCTTTGTAGAGTCCTCGTTATGCCATTATGTGGCATGTTTAGAACTTCCTTTGGGTAAAAAATATTATCGAAGTGCAGAAGTTGGAGTCATGCGGATTCCTCAAACCTTTTGTGCCGTTTTTTCACTCCAAGGTGTGTATGGTGATCTTAAAAAATTTATGGATGTCATTTACCATGAATGGCTCCCTAAAAGCGATTATGAAAAGGCATCACTTCCTTCTTTTGCAGTGTATCGGGAAAATCATTTTATCAACGCTAATGAGACATTTGATCTAGATTTTTGTATTCCCGTACGATTTAAATAG
- a CDS encoding aspartate carbamoyltransferase catalytic subunit, producing MNHLINTRDFSLEEIEKLLERATEFLDEKPREILKNKTVITIFFENSTRTRSSFEIAAKRLGAMVVSLDVSRSSSSKGETLFDTAANLDAMGPDAIVVRHKSSGVPHILANYVNCPIVNGGDGAHAHPTQALLDLFTMRRHFGDVRGKKVAIVGDIKNSRVANSNIELLARVGVEVILVGPPHFLPQTDLRVYHTIEEVIDEVDVIMSLRAQTERHANQIYASLKDYGADFCITSKLMGDRDIIILHPGPVHRNVDVDDFMMKDPRSKILEQVKNGVAVRMAVLEKLIEH from the coding sequence GTGAACCATTTGATTAATACACGGGATTTTTCGTTGGAAGAGATTGAGAAGTTGCTTGAGCGAGCAACAGAGTTTTTGGATGAAAAACCACGAGAAATTTTGAAAAACAAAACGGTCATTACCATCTTTTTTGAAAACTCTACTCGGACACGAAGCAGTTTTGAAATTGCAGCCAAACGCCTTGGCGCTATGGTTGTGAGCCTTGATGTCTCACGCAGTTCTTCGAGTAAAGGCGAAACACTTTTTGATACTGCGGCAAATCTTGATGCCATGGGACCTGATGCTATTGTCGTACGTCATAAAAGCTCAGGGGTACCGCATATCTTAGCCAATTATGTCAACTGTCCGATTGTCAATGGTGGTGATGGTGCTCACGCGCACCCAACGCAAGCTTTACTTGATCTTTTTACGATGAGACGCCATTTTGGTGATGTCAGAGGCAAAAAAGTGGCGATTGTAGGAGACATAAAAAATTCCAGAGTTGCCAATAGTAATATTGAATTGCTAGCGCGCGTAGGCGTTGAGGTAATTTTAGTGGGGCCACCGCATTTTTTACCTCAAACCGACCTTCGTGTGTACCACACGATTGAAGAAGTGATTGATGAAGTTGATGTCATTATGAGTTTGCGTGCCCAAACCGAGCGCCATGCAAATCAAATTTATGCTTCACTGAAAGATTATGGGGCTGATTTTTGCATCACTTCAAAGCTTATGGGAGATCGTGACATTATCATTCTTCATCCAGGCCCTGTACACCGTAATGTTGATGTCGATGATTTTATGATGAAAGATCCACGCTCCAAAATTTTAGAGCAAGTTAAAAATGGGGTAGCGGTGAGAATGGCGGTTTTGGAGAAGCTGATTGAACATTGA
- a CDS encoding M3 family oligoendopeptidase, with protein sequence MNWDLSALYENETVLEADLRDAASRAKSFASVCKGKLKELHVNEFLESIREYESINETLGCIMTYAFLKFATNSDNGGFYAKYQQAHSTIAEDLLFFELEFNKLSKPKQEELIAATPTYKYYLESLMEEKPYQLSQKEERILLKKEMTSSSAFSRLFDEHFSRLKFSYEGEKLSEEEILSKLQDSNREVRQKVASAFTKGLKPHQPLLAYIFNMIKTDLASECELRGYKNAEQSRHMDNKITQKSVDALVKSAESSFYLVQDYYVQKAKLLGLAELYEYDRYAPLEESTEKFDFQTSKKIVLDAFKKFNPKFYEIASMAFEKGWIDVFPKDKKRGGAFSHPATPSTHPYVLLNHTDTRRDLFTLAHELGHAIHQYLSRDVGYLGSDTPLTTSETASVFAEMLAFDAIKDNLSMREKRSLYASKIEDIFSTLYRQINFTTFERKVHAHEGELDLETFNQYWMQESQKMFGKSITLTKDYALWWSYIPHFIHSPFYCYAYSYGQLLVLALYGLYKKSDKAAFVQNYTSFLSAGGSQSPKELIKKFGFDIEDEHFWQLGISEIESLLAEFKGMCDA encoded by the coding sequence TTGAATTGGGATCTTTCAGCACTCTATGAAAATGAAACCGTATTAGAAGCGGATTTAAGAGATGCCGCATCACGTGCAAAAAGTTTTGCATCTGTTTGCAAAGGTAAACTTAAAGAGTTACATGTTAATGAGTTTTTAGAATCGATCAGAGAGTATGAATCGATCAACGAGACATTGGGTTGTATTATGACCTATGCTTTTTTAAAATTTGCAACCAATAGTGACAATGGTGGATTTTATGCCAAATACCAGCAAGCTCATAGTACCATCGCTGAAGACCTTCTCTTTTTTGAACTTGAATTTAACAAGCTTTCCAAACCAAAACAAGAAGAGTTAATCGCAGCGACTCCCACCTATAAATATTATTTAGAATCCCTTATGGAAGAGAAGCCTTATCAGCTCAGCCAAAAAGAAGAGCGCATTCTTCTTAAAAAAGAGATGACGTCATCTTCAGCATTTAGCAGGCTTTTTGATGAGCATTTTAGCCGCTTGAAGTTTTCTTATGAGGGTGAAAAGCTCTCCGAAGAGGAGATCCTCAGTAAGCTTCAAGACTCAAACCGTGAGGTACGACAAAAAGTAGCAAGTGCTTTTACAAAAGGGCTGAAACCCCATCAACCTCTTTTGGCATACATCTTCAATATGATTAAAACGGATCTTGCGAGTGAATGTGAACTTCGTGGCTATAAAAACGCTGAACAATCACGCCATATGGATAATAAAATTACACAAAAAAGTGTCGATGCTTTAGTTAAAAGTGCTGAAAGTAGTTTTTATTTAGTACAAGATTATTACGTACAAAAAGCAAAACTTTTGGGACTTGCTGAGCTTTATGAATACGATCGTTATGCTCCCTTAGAAGAATCCACCGAAAAATTTGATTTTCAAACATCGAAGAAAATAGTGTTAGACGCCTTCAAAAAGTTTAATCCTAAATTTTATGAAATTGCCTCTATGGCCTTTGAAAAAGGATGGATTGATGTATTTCCTAAAGACAAAAAAAGAGGTGGAGCATTTTCTCATCCAGCAACACCCAGTACGCATCCCTATGTGCTTTTAAACCATACCGATACGAGGCGTGATCTTTTTACTTTAGCCCATGAACTAGGTCATGCGATTCATCAATATCTTTCACGTGATGTGGGGTATCTTGGAAGTGACACACCTTTGACGACGTCTGAGACAGCGTCTGTGTTTGCTGAAATGCTTGCATTTGATGCTATTAAAGATAATTTGAGTATGCGTGAAAAACGTTCTTTGTATGCTAGTAAAATTGAAGATATTTTTTCTACACTTTACCGACAAATTAATTTCACAACGTTTGAGCGTAAAGTACATGCGCACGAAGGCGAGTTGGATCTTGAAACCTTTAATCAATACTGGATGCAAGAGAGTCAAAAAATGTTTGGCAAGAGTATTACGCTCACAAAAGATTATGCGCTTTGGTGGAGCTATATTCCTCATTTTATCCATTCACCCTTTTACTGCTATGCTTACAGTTATGGACAATTACTAGTTTTAGCACTTTATGGACTCTATAAAAAAAGTGATAAAGCAGCCTTTGTTCAAAATTACACAAGCTTTTTGAGTGCGGGTGGAAGTCAAAGTCCAAAAGAACTGATTAAAAAATTTGGGTTTGACATTGAAGATGAGCATTTTTGGCAATTAGGTATTAGCGAAATAGAATCCCTCTTAGCAGAATTTAAAGGAATGTGCGATGCTTGA
- the bioD gene encoding dethiobiotin synthase — MKYPPIFITATNTDIGKTYTTLKLLEALSAKGLKVGVMKPIETGVITHPLDATVLFENAKRLNPALEVLKMRDITPYQFELPAAPYVAKGRKKISLELLESAYAKIEALCDIVLIEGAGGLLVPIEEDLYMYDFIRLFHAKTLLVGHDQLGCINDILLNLHLLDGLGVDDYEWCINFKGDRARFDEITLPFFKKLFGRVLSLQENMDDIIESLIGYHEVEVDKL, encoded by the coding sequence ATGAAATACCCTCCAATTTTTATCACTGCTACCAATACAGATATTGGGAAAACCTATACCACGCTTAAACTTCTTGAAGCACTCAGCGCAAAAGGTCTCAAAGTTGGTGTTATGAAACCTATTGAGACAGGGGTTATCACGCATCCTTTGGATGCTACAGTGTTGTTTGAAAATGCAAAACGTTTAAATCCTGCACTTGAAGTCTTAAAGATGAGAGACATTACACCATATCAATTTGAACTTCCTGCGGCTCCTTATGTTGCAAAAGGACGTAAGAAAATTAGTTTAGAGCTATTAGAAAGTGCTTATGCAAAGATCGAAGCGTTATGTGATATTGTGCTCATTGAAGGAGCAGGTGGACTTTTGGTGCCGATTGAAGAAGATCTTTACATGTACGATTTTATTCGTCTCTTTCATGCCAAAACATTATTGGTTGGACATGACCAACTAGGATGTATCAACGACATTTTGCTCAATCTTCATCTTTTAGATGGTCTAGGTGTGGATGATTATGAATGGTGCATCAATTTTAAAGGTGATCGTGCCCGTTTCGATGAAATCACTCTGCCATTTTTTAAAAAACTCTTTGGCAGAGTGCTTTCACTACAAGAAAATATGGATGATATTATCGAGAGTTTAATAGGTTACCATGAGGTCGAGGTGGATAAACTCTAA